Genomic segment of Arachis hypogaea cultivar Tifrunner chromosome 16, arahy.Tifrunner.gnm2.J5K5, whole genome shotgun sequence:
TCGGAACACGATTGGAAAgtcaaaataacaaaagagatttACACCGTCAAACTAACGAAAGAGATTTACACTGTTCGAAGAACCAGATAACCATCAACGGAAAATTCAACCCTAGAGACTACGAAATTAACCATTCAATCTAATCATTTGGTTGGTAAATCAAATGCACTAAGTAGGAAAAAAATCCATTAACACAATTCTAATTGATCCACTGTATTGCATATTCACAATGGTACGAACTCCTAAACCCAAATACAACCACAGTTAACTGCAACTAAAATACAGCAATGTAAGCAAAACACATACATATTATTGAACATAATTTTCATCCTAATGGACATAATACAATGTTGTCTGGTACACCATGCTCCGTTCACAGTTACCTAAATTACTACAAATTAAAACTCTGCAAAACCAACCAATGGCAAATACATTGCAGTCAGTTAATCAGGATAAATCATCcttataaaactaaaaatttgcATTGCACTAAATTCATTAGACTAATTCTTCCAATTGGTCAACGTATCTTATGCATCGACGCGAACAATGTCATGTACGATCCTTGTTTGTTTCCATAAGGCATTGACGACGGTAACAGATCTTGGACATCGTTCTGCACATGTGGTGTGTCACATTTTTCATCCATGACATCATTATCGCATTCATAGTTTGTGAATGAATGTCCTTTGTCCTGCTGTGAGTCCTTCACCTGGTGATGACATGATTATCGCAAAACACAAACCATAATCATGCATAAAAGTATAATGGTCATTCATCACAAAGTGGTTAAAAGGAGTTTAACGCAACACACCTGTTTTAAGGAGTAGAGGTTTTTGTTGAAAAATCCATTCATGGACGCGATGTCAATGGATTCACTGCTTTCATGGAGGCTCCGCTgtttaatatttgttttttttttaaacaagaagaagGAGATCTGCATTAATTTACCCAGCTCATGTCACAGAAATTAGAGGTTTAGAttcaaaaaaattacctaatcaaaCGTGTTGTCGTTACCCTTCCGGTTCCTTATACCCGTCACCGTAAATTTTCTTGATCCACCCTTTTTAAAAGGCTGCGTAAACAGAGGAATACATTCACAtagtttaatgcttttgaaaggGACACCCACCGAAGAAGATTTCCCCAGCATCAGCTTAGTTAGAATAAACAAATCGTACCTTGGTCTTAGGTCCTGAATGGTCTTCGGACTTAACTGAAAATGACCTCGAAGAATTAGAAAACCTTTCTGGACTAAAACCTAAGTCCTTGGCTGATGCATTGCCGTCTGATCGCTCGCAAGGGTTACCTTGCACACTATGCTACATCAGATTTGGACAACGCTTGTAGTAATGACCGTACTTGTGGCAATTAGAGCATGCTCTCTTCTTCCTCCAAGAAGACCTCTTGGAAGGGGCTCCTTTGCTTTTGATAACAAAGGAATCGTTGATGCCTTCCACGTTAACATTAGGAGTTGACTTGCCTTGTTTGCGTGACTGCAAGTGGATAACTAACTTCACAAGTTCAGACTGGACTTCGTTAAAGTCTGCAAGGTCCTTGCAAGCAATATCACACAGCTTGTTGCAATTCGATGCCAATGCTCCAACTCGAAACTTTAAGACCCTTTCAACGTCATCATTCACAGGCATTTATGTGCTAATAAATTCGTTCTTTGCATTCTTTGTCCACCTTTTGTAGATCAATGAATCTGGAAACTCAAGGATGTTTTTGAACTTCATGGCACAGAAAACATGACTACGGGGAATACCACGTGATTCAAACAACTTGCACGAGTCACACTGAACTCTACCTTGTCCAAGGTTGTGCTTAATACCTTGATATTCAAAGCCCCTGCCCTCTGAATCTCATTACGAATTTTCTTAAAAATGTTTTGAGTGAAATAACATGATGCAGATCTTTCATATACCTCCAACAAGGTAATCATCACTGGCTCAGAGCACTGAGACTCAAAGTCAGCTATTAATTCATTGTTTCTATACTCCTTTAAGGCCCTATCCAGGTTATGCATGAAGTCAATGAGGGTGTTCCTGTGATTAATATAAAATCTGATGAGAGAATTTATACCTTCACATTGTGACGTCGTTCTTATGTAACCGAAAAACTTATCCCGAAGAAAACAATGGGACCACATCGCACGAGTTTCGTACGTCTTTTCCATCCAGGTACTCCCAACAAGGTTGTGCTTATCCAAAATGGCTACCCATCTCCGATCAAAGTCTATGTGGTCGTTATTGTCATATATAAGACCCTTAAAATCGCGTAGAAAATTTGGATTCTTTATATTTTCACATGCATTTCTCTGAAGATGCCATTCGCATAACCAATGGGTAGCATCAGGAAGAACATTCTTGATTGCATCTCGCATGGCAAGGTCTCTGTCATTTATTACTGCTTTAGGACTTTTTCCACCTATCGCTTCAACAAACGTTTCCAACAACCACTTATACGTTTCTGTGGTTTCGTCGGATAGTAGGCCAGAGCCGAAGATAACAGTCTGCCCATGATGATTGCATCCGGAGAAAATGACCAAAAGTTTGTTGTATTTATTCTTCTTGTACGTTGAATCAAAGGCAACAATATCTCCAAAGCAGTGATAGTCGATAATTGACTGCCCATCTGCCCAAAAAATATGCTCGAGCCCTTCGTCACTAGTGAATATATACTTCCCAAAGAACAGCAGATCGTTGTTTGACTTGCCAATCAAATAGTTTATTGCTGCATTGGCATCCCCATTTTTAAGTTTTGACCGACGATAACGATCAATGTGGTTGTACAAATCTTTGCATGTGAAGCCAGCATGACGATATCCACCCTTCTGGAACGCAATATATCCCATAATATGGCACGTGTTGACaccaaaattatgaagatttttcACTTGGACTTTATCAGTAACAGTGAGACGACAATAGGCCGGAACCAGATGCGCAAATTGGGGGGGGGGGCGTCAGATCGTGGTTGTGAGATTCCACAAAACATAATACCTTCCATCTACCGCAGTCGTAGTCAAGCTTTACCCTAAGCTGAGCTAGACACTTGGTTCGCGTTAGTGACCTTGCCTCCCTTGATCTATCATCCAGATCAAGATACCTCATATTCCTCCAGCCCTCCTTATTGCAAACAATTTGCTTGCTAATGATTCTACTTTGATTATCCCTAACCACGTCATCCTTCCTCATTACAAATCCATGCCAACAAGCATAAGCGTTATAAAATTGGCAAGCCTCATCCTCTGTCCTAGACTCCAGGTTCCAAATATCCTCCACCATTAAATCCGCTATTCTTTTTACACCACAATCTTATTCACGCTTGCTAGTAGAATCCAGCGAATTCACATCGTCGTCTTCAGCATCATCTTCTGCATTCAGTTAATAATCGAAATCATCACCCAAATCATTATCAGAATCATTCTTAACATCATCCTCGTTTCTGGACATAATTTTACCCCTGCCAAAATCCAAGCGGGTGACCAAAATGTGAATAAACAGAACCAATGGCAACAACTACAGGAAGCTAACCTAAGCTGCATGTAAAATTACCCGAACCAAACCCAATTAAACTAACCCAATTGTTTACGACCCCAGTATAAGGTTTTAATTTCAATGCCCCAAACCTAGCCACAGCATAGAACTGTATAATGTTACTTAATTTCCAAATTCTAGAATAGCAACCCAACACCCTAAACAGAGAACCGTTGAAAAGGCATAGactatcatcaaaattaaactaatctgGATTAACAAAAAAACTTAATCGGACATACCTTGATGACAACCAAAGGTTGAGCTTGAACGGTTAAAAAATGAACTCCTGGAGAGAAGTGACCTTACCTAATCCGCTGCACCAAATTAGAAGCCAGCAGAAAAATGGGGATGGTAAACCAGCTTCCACCAGCCACAGTTTCATCACAAGCAGAAGTTCAGCTACAAATTTCTCTACTGGAGCCACATCAGGTTAGCATTCGCCCTCTCCCCAGTTGACGTCGATGCCTAGTCGACGGAATCAGAGTACCAGTTCTGACTCCTGTTACTCGAAGGAGATCATGCTTGCT
This window contains:
- the LOC112756730 gene encoding protein FAR1-RELATED SEQUENCE 5-like → MGYIAFQKGGYRHAGFTCKDLYNHIDRYRRSKLKNGDANAAINYLIGKSNNDLLFFGKYIFTSDEGLEHIFWADGQSIIDYHCFGDIVAFDSTYKKNKYNKLLVIFSGCNHHGQTVIFGSGLLSDETTETYKWLLETFVEAIGGKSPKAVINDRDLAMRDAIKNVLPDATHWLCEWHLQRNACENIKNPNFLRDFKGLIYDNNDHIDFDRRWVAILDKHNLVGSTWMEKTYETRAMWSHCFLRDKFFGYIRTTSQCEGINSLIRFYINHRNTLIDFMHNLDRALKEYRNNELIADFESQCSEPVMITLLEVYERSASCYFTQNIFKKIRNEIQRAGALNIKVLSTTLDKVEFSVTRASCLNHVVFPVVMFSVP
- the LOC140180010 gene encoding protein FAR1-RELATED SEQUENCE 5-like yields the protein MVEDIWNLESRTEDEACQFYNAYACWHGFVMRKDDVVRDNQSRIISKQIVCNKEGWRNMRYLDLDDRSREARSLTRTKCLAQLRVKLDYDCGRWKVLCFVESHNHDLTPPPPICASGSGLLSSHCY